One Lepisosteus oculatus isolate fLepOcu1 chromosome 27, fLepOcu1.hap2, whole genome shotgun sequence genomic window, CTCCTGGGCGTAGGGCTCGAACCACAGGCGCAGCTCCTCCAGCTTGGCCTCCAGCGAGCTGCGCAGCTCCTGCGCCGTCTGCTCCAGCTGCCCGCGGATCTGCGTGGCCTGCGTGTCGAAGTGCTGGCGCAGCCCGTCGCCCTGCTGCCCGAGGATCTGCTGCAGCGCCTGCAGCTTCTCCTGCGCCTTGTCCTGCAGGGAGCTGACGAGGGGCTCCAGACGCTGGCGCGCTGCCTCCACGCTCTGCTGCGTGCGGGACTGCAGCTCCTCCAGGTAGGCAGAGGCTCTCCTGCGGGAGGAGAGCGGGGGGTCAGGCGGCCTGATCCGGACTGGTTCACAGCCCTGAGCGCATCTGCCCTCTCGCTGCTGACCCCTGACCTGAGCCAGGTGATCCAACCTGTGAGTctgctgacctctgacctgacCCAGGTGATCATACCTGTGAGTctgctgacctctgacctgatCCAGGTGATCATACCTGTGAGTctgctgacctctgacctgacCCAGGTGATCCAATCTGTGAGTctgctgacctctgacctgacCCAGGTGATCCAATCTGTGAGTctgctgacctctgacctgacCCAGGTGCTCTTACCTGTGAGTgtgctgacctctgacctgagCCCGGTGCTCTTACCTGCGAgtgctgacctctgacctgagCCCGGTGCTCTTACCTGCGAgtgctgacctctgacctgagCCCGGTGCTCTTACCTGCGAgtgctgacctctgacctgagCCCGGTGCTCTTACCTGCGGATCTCCTCGGTGTCCTTGCCCAGCCTCTTCTTCAGCTTGCGGGTGTACAGGTTGAGCCGGTTGCGCACGTCGTCCACATTCTGCTCCATCATCACGCGCATCTCCTCGCTGTACTGCGCCGCCTTGTTGCGGGCGCCCAGCATGTCGGCGTGCAGCCGGTCGCGCAGGACGGCGAAGTCCCGGGCGAAGCGTTCGCCCGCGTCCTTCGTGTAGGGCGCCAGCTTGTTCTGGAGGTCATCGCTGTACACGCTGAGCTCGGCCATGGTGTCCCTGATCAGTCCACTGTCAGGAAGGACAAGGTCACTCAGAGTCAGGATACTCATCTCCCTGCAGTCTCAGTCTCACTGTGATCTGTGTCAGTGTTACAGGTAGAGACACAGCCCTTATAGAGTCAGGAGACTCATCTCCCTGCAGTCTGGAGCAGAGAGCTTtaaaggagccccagtctcactgtgacctgtgtcagtgttacaggtagagacacagcccttatagagtcaggatactcatctccctgcagtctggagcagagagctttaaaggagccccagtctcactgtgatctgtgtcagtgttacaggtagagacacagcccttatagagtcaggagactcatctccctgcagtctggagcagagagctttaaaggagccccagtctcactgtgacctgtgtcagtgttacaggtagagacacagcccttatagagtcaggagactcatctccctgcagtctggagcagagagctttaaaggagccccagtctcactgtgacctgtgtcagtgttacaGGTAGAGACACAGCCCTTATAGAGTCAGGAGACTCATCTCCCTGCAGTCTGGAGCAGAGAGCTTTAAAGGAGCCCCAGTCACACTGTGATACAAATAGAGACTCGGATATAGACAGACACCTCCAGAATTAGGGGTCTCTTTGATCAGTTCTGCTTACATAGTGTGATGACACAGAAATAGCAAATTTGTGTTCCTCTATTCCATACTTCCTAGCAATGTCTTCCTGCTCTGATTTCTCACACAGGTGTTGAGGTGCTGCAGCAGGCTGTACTCACTCCAGCTCACGGGTCAGCTGGGAGCTCTTTAGGTTGTCCACAACTCCATCCATCTTGGTGTTCACGTCAGCCACATACTGCCAGAACTGGTCCACCATCTCCTCCCATTTCGTCTTGGGCTCTTCACTGGGCACAGCACGGGCCTGACAGCCTGGGGACACAG contains:
- the apoeb gene encoding apolipoprotein Eb yields the protein MRTLVVILVLAVIAGCQARAVPSEEPKTKWEEMVDQFWQYVADVNTKMDGVVDNLKSSQLTRELDGLIRDTMAELSVYSDDLQNKLAPYTKDAGERFARDFAVLRDRLHADMLGARNKAAQYSEEMRVMMEQNVDDVRNRLNLYTRKLKKRLGKDTEEIRRRASAYLEELQSRTQQSVEAARQRLEPLVSSLQDKAQEKLQALQQILGQQGDGLRQHFDTQATQIRGQLEQTAQELRSSLEAKLEELRLWFEPYAQELRGKLEEAVQKLQQDASA